The window CGGTTTGTTGCTAGCAGCAGCTTCTTCCCGGTCTGCTTGATCTCTGTTCTCTAAAATTCTCCCTCAGGAACCAACCCCTCTTGCCGAAGTTTGGTTACAGTAAGGAAGTTGTTGCTGTCTCGTAATGCAGTCTTTACCTGTACTTGTGTTTCTATCCCTGTTACAGGGCTGTGTTGGCACTCAGCCTTTCATCTCGATGAGTGATTTACCAACCCCGCCTCAATCTCAATCGACAAAGGTAGCAAGCGTTGCTGCGACCTCCGGTCGCTCACAGGGAGTCGAATTTAGGTTGAGTGACTATCAATGGCAACACCGCATTCTGTTGGTCTTTGCCCCCTCAATTGGTGCATCCGATTATCAGCAACAGATACAGATTTGGCAGGCGGATCGGGCGGGTGTAGCGGATCGTGACCTCAAGCTAGTAGAAATTTTAGGAACTGGAAAGAACCAGGCCGATGGGCAATCCATCAGTGCGGCATCAGCAGACGGGCTCAGACGACAATTTGGTGTTTCGGTGGAAGAGTTTGCGGTAATCTTAGTTGGGAAAGACGGCACAGAAAAACAGCGAAGCCAAGCCCCAATGGATTTAGCCAGGCTATACCGCACCATCAATGCGATGCCGATGCGCCAGCAAGAAATGCGTTCTCGACCATAGCCATTCTCAGGAGGGCTGTTGCCATGTCTGATCATGCTTCGGAACGTCCCTATGATGTGGTTCTCTACGGTGCCAGTGGCTTTGTCGGTCAGCAGACGGTGCAGTACTTTGCCACTCATGCGTCTCTTGCAGGGGTGCGGTGGGCGATCGCGGGGCGTAACCGCCAGAAATTAGCAGCCGTTCGAGATGCGATTGGGGTTGGGGTAGAGGTGCTGATGGCGGATAGCCAGGATCAGCAGGCGATCGATGCGATTGTCTCTCAAACCCGCGTGATTCTCAACACGGCTGGCCCCTTTGCCCTCTACGCGAATGCCCTGGTTGATGCCTGCGTTCGCTTGAGAACCCATTACGTGGACATTACCGGAGAAACTCCCTGGGTCAAAATCCTGATCGATCGCTACCATGCTCAGGCGGCTATTGATGGAACCCGGATCATCCCCTGTTGTGGCTTTGATTCAGTGCCATCCGATCTGGGGACTTACCTAGTGGTTCGTCACCTGCAACGAGAATTTGGTGTGCCCTGCCAGGAGGTCAATGCTTACTTCCAAGCCTTCGGCGGTGTCAACGGTGGCACCCTGGCATCAGCCATGAATCTCTACAACTCGCCAGGGGCAGCCCACATGAGTCATCCCTTTTTTCTCAATCCCTCTGCCTCCTACTCTCAAGTTGAAGTTGATCGGAACCGTGATCCGCAAATGCCCTCCTTTGATGCGAACCTCAACACCTGGGTGGCCCCTTTTTTCATGGGAGTTGTGAATACTCGCATCGTTCGCCGTAGTCGTGCTTTGTACGAGGAATGGCAGGAACCCTATGGACCCGACTTCACCTATCAGGAATATCTCAAGTTTGATGAACCCCTCGCATGGCTGAAGGCAACGGGTGTAACAGTGGGTCTGGCACTGTTCATGGGAATTCTCCAACAACCCCAGACGCGATACGTGCTATCGCACAGGCTAGTGCCACCGCTGCTACAGCCCATCTTGCCCAAACCGGGTGAGGGACCCTCTGAGCAAACGATGAATGAAGGATGGTTCAGCTGTGAATTGTTAGGGACTGCGGTAGATGGGCGTCAGATCCGAGGGCTGATTCGAGATCAGGCCGACCCTGGCAACCGAGCCACAGTCAAGTTTGTGTGTGAATCAGCCTTGAGCTTGGCTCTGCAAATGGATGAGTTGCCCGGTGGCGAAACCCGGGGAGGCATTCTGACGCCAGCCACCGGATTAGGGGATGTCCTGGCAGAGCGATTACGTCAGGCTGGGATGACGATAGAGGTGAACTCGTCGTGATGAATGAGCCATTGCCCCAGTTCATTCATTCTGTCGTCGATCGCTTGCGCTCAATTGAGGGAGTTGTGGCGATCGCTTTGGGTGGTTCAAGAGCAAGAGGCAACCATACACTGAAGTCAGATATCGATGTGGGGCTTTATTACCAGCCAGAGAACCCGCCGAATTTCCTGGCGCTCAATCACCTCGCCTCCGAACTAGACGACAAGCACCGCACGAACCTGATCACCCCAATCGGCGAGTGGGGTAATTGGATTAACGGTGGAGGATGGCTAAGAATTGAAGGCATTCCAGTCGATTTCCTCTATCGGGATGTGGTTCAAGTCAACCACGTCATTGATGACTGTCACAGTGGACAAATTACGATCGACTACCAACCTGGACACCCTCACGGCTTTGTGTCTTCGAGCTACGTGGGTGAAGTTGCTCTTGGTCTGCTCAGCCGCTTTGAAGGCTAAGACAACACCTTATCCAGCTAAGCTTAAGGAAGCAACCATTCACAAATTCGCCTGGGAAATCAGTTTCGCGTTGTTGGTGGCTCAGAAGGCAGTTGCACGGCGTGATGTTGCCTATGTGGTAAGCTGCTGTTTTCGCTGTGTGGCGTGTATGAATCACGTACTCTTTGCACTAAATGAGATGTACCTGCTGAATGAGAAGGGCGCTGTGGCGCTTGCGAATGGCTTTACGCTTTGTCCTTCTGATTATC is drawn from Trichocoleus desertorum ATA4-8-CV12 and contains these coding sequences:
- a CDS encoding DUF4174 domain-containing protein — its product is MQSLPVLVFLSLLQGCVGTQPFISMSDLPTPPQSQSTKVASVAATSGRSQGVEFRLSDYQWQHRILLVFAPSIGASDYQQQIQIWQADRAGVADRDLKLVEILGTGKNQADGQSISAASADGLRRQFGVSVEEFAVILVGKDGTEKQRSQAPMDLARLYRTINAMPMRQQEMRSRP
- a CDS encoding saccharopine dehydrogenase NADP-binding domain-containing protein, which produces MSDHASERPYDVVLYGASGFVGQQTVQYFATHASLAGVRWAIAGRNRQKLAAVRDAIGVGVEVLMADSQDQQAIDAIVSQTRVILNTAGPFALYANALVDACVRLRTHYVDITGETPWVKILIDRYHAQAAIDGTRIIPCCGFDSVPSDLGTYLVVRHLQREFGVPCQEVNAYFQAFGGVNGGTLASAMNLYNSPGAAHMSHPFFLNPSASYSQVEVDRNRDPQMPSFDANLNTWVAPFFMGVVNTRIVRRSRALYEEWQEPYGPDFTYQEYLKFDEPLAWLKATGVTVGLALFMGILQQPQTRYVLSHRLVPPLLQPILPKPGEGPSEQTMNEGWFSCELLGTAVDGRQIRGLIRDQADPGNRATVKFVCESALSLALQMDELPGGETRGGILTPATGLGDVLAERLRQAGMTIEVNSS
- a CDS encoding nucleotidyltransferase domain-containing protein; this translates as MNEPLPQFIHSVVDRLRSIEGVVAIALGGSRARGNHTLKSDIDVGLYYQPENPPNFLALNHLASELDDKHRTNLITPIGEWGNWINGGGWLRIEGIPVDFLYRDVVQVNHVIDDCHSGQITIDYQPGHPHGFVSSSYVGEVALGLLSRFEG